The following are encoded together in the Anopheles nili chromosome 3, idAnoNiliSN_F5_01, whole genome shotgun sequence genome:
- the LOC128723608 gene encoding probable salivary secreted peptide, protein MKAIVVAFVLCVSVALILGESRQWGRRVAGDRLLDYAVVVNNSLPVPEKSSIHRYLPAVGSFRPPNITAIYARDNVPAGRGGYAGIVSGGLNQSNVTLKLTSQSYQRFNFTIEIYGK, encoded by the exons GCATTCGTGTTGTGTGTGTCGGTGGCTTTGATCTTAGGTGAAAGCCGTCAATGGGGCCGCCGGGTGGCTGGTGACCGCCTGCTGGACTACGCCGTTGTCGTGAACAACTCGCTTCCTGTTCCGGAGAAGAGTTCCATCCATCGGTACCTGCCGGCGGTG GGCTCCTTCCGGCCACCGAACATAACGGCTATCTACGCACGGGACAACGTGCCTGCGGGCCGTGGTGGATATGCCGGAATAGTGTCCGGGGGTTTGAATCAGTCCAACGTGACGCTTAAGCTCACCTCGCAATCGTACCAGCGGTTCAACTTCACGATTGAGATCTACGGCAAGTAA